The Sebastes fasciatus isolate fSebFas1 chromosome 4, fSebFas1.pri, whole genome shotgun sequence genome window below encodes:
- the LOC141766670 gene encoding uncharacterized protein LOC141766670, whose translation MERIMMRTESELTMRNLRNLNQELQAQVKELNQKLYQSHQRAALCSRAADEAEVSRGEAEKIRALAEARALGCQRDKGAAEADRSRLSEELQQLKKEHTDLQLSVARTEKSYFETKLKLDRVSGEKQALLQENRSLEGDRDDLRHKLRQITDENVQIKHNEMNSRRRAMASEEEAKKANQTQREAEAERRLAEKERQERTAECLGWREKHQELADRFRGQEDMKALRQSKSCQANIKSYFLCMTESDQRVKILKNQDGSPKNFTEGDPVYISTPESSPEEPERSSSRTMFRVSAPHTGRDPGPSHFDELPAFGGERPDSAPQRRSRKVVDYFWIPTDQE comes from the exons CTGAACCAGAAGCTGTACCAGAGCCATCAGAGGGCGGCGTTGTGCTCACGAGCCGCAGACGAGGCAGAGGTGTCCAGAGGGGAGGCGGAGAAGATCAGGGCGCTAGCCGAGGCCCGGGCCCTCGGGTGTCAGCGGGACAAGGGGGCCGCAGAGGCCGACAGGAGCCGCCTGAGTGAGGAACTGCAGCAGCTGAAAAAGGAG CACACTGATCTGCAGCTTTCAGTGGCACGAACAGAGAAGAGCTACTTTGAAACCAAGCTGAAGCTGGACCGGGTGTCTGGGGAGAAACAGGCCCTGCTGCAGGAGAACAGGAGCctggagggagacagagacgaCCTCCGACACAAGCTGAGACAGATCACTGACGAAAATGTCCAGATTAAACACAA CGAGATGAATTCGAGGCGCAGGGCGATGGCATCGGAGGAGGAGGCCAAAAAGGCCAACCAGACTCAGCGGGAGGCCGAGGCCGAGAGGCGTCTGGCTGAGAAGGAGAGGCAGGAGAGAACGGCCGAGTGTCTCGGCTGGAGGGAGAAGCACCAGGAGTTAGCCGACCGGTTCAGAGGTCAGGAGGACATGAAGGCTCTGAGGCAGAGCAAATCA TGTCAAGCCAACATCAAGAGTTATTTCCTCTGCATGACAGAAAGCGATCAGAGGGTTAAAATCCTCAAAAATCAAGACGGCAGCCCGAAAAATTTTACG GAGGGAGACCCTGTGTACATCTCCACCCCCGAGTCCAGTCCTGAAGAGCCTGAAAGGAGTTCCTCCAG GACCATGTTCAGGGTCTCGGCCCCGCACACGGGAAGGGATCCGGGCCCGAGTCATTTTGATGAGCTGCCCGCCTTCGGAGGAGAGCGACCCGACTCTGCTCCTCAACGCAGGAGCAGGAAGGTGGTGGATTACTTCTGGATCCCTACAGACCAGGAGTAG